In Methylobacterium sp. WL1, the sequence AAGCGAGCAACCGGCGCGCGTCCTCAGCGACGGGCGCCTTTTTTCTGTCCGCTCGGCGCGCATCCTTCCCGGTTGTGACAGGCGCTGGCCCCGCGCCCTCCGATCACCCCGTCATTCGGAAGGCGCGGAGCGGAGCCCGGCATTCAGAACCGCAGGTCGCCCAGGCTCTCGCGCCGTCGGCCGCTCTGGTTTCCGGTCAGGCGCGCCCGGTCTGCCGGATCAGCGCCTCGATCGTGGCCGCGCAATCCTGGATCGCGCTCGGCCGGTACAGGCCGCCGATGATCGATGGGTCGAGGGCGAGGCCGGCGCGGATGAGGCCGGGCCACGCCTCGGCGGACGGCCAGCCACGATGGACGATGGCGGCGCCGAGCATCTGCAGCGCCTCGGCCTTCTCGGTCTGCTCGCCGTAGGCGCGCTCCTCCGGCAGGCAGAGGAAGCGCTTGGCCTGTCCGGCGGCCAGCGCCACCAGCCCGTCGCCGCCGCCCCCGACCAGCAGGGCCGCCCGGGCGACCCGGGCCTCGACGTCGCCGACCCAGCCGTGCAGGTGCAGGTTGCTCGGGAGGTCGCCGGATCCCGTGACGGGGCCGAGAACGTGCCAGGGCCGGTCGGGGACGGCACGGGCCGCCGCGGCGAGGTCCGCCAATCGCCCCCGCGCCGCCGCGGCCGAACACCACCAAGATGTCGTCGCCCGCCTCCGCGGCCGCCTGCGCGGGCGCTGCCAGGAACCCGGCATAGTGCGTCTTGGCGCGGACCCAGTCCGGCACGCCGGCCCCGTCCAGGGCCTCTGGGAAGGGGGCGAGCAGGCGCGTGGCGCTGCGGAAGGCTTCCAGGTGCGGCCGGTCGGTTCGGGTGCCGGCGAGGCGCACCACCAGGGTCGGCACCGACAGAAGGCGCGCCAGCAGGGCGACCTCGACCGAGACGTCGACCACGATCAGGGCCGGGTCGGTCCTGGCGGCCCAGTCTGCGATGCGGGCCATCCGGGTCCGCACGCCGGGATGGTTCAGGGGTGCGTAGTGGAACGCTTCCGGCCGCCCGGCCTCGCCGTCCCGCCCGTCGAAGTCCGAGCCACTCAAATCCGAGTCGCCCAATTCCGAGCCGCCGATATCCGGGCGGCCAAGCGGGCGGTCGTCGGGCAGGTCGAGCACGTCGAGGCCCGGTCTCGCGATCGCGCCCGCGTCGAACGCGGCGAGGGTACCGATCAGCGTGCAGGGCCGCGGCAGGGCGGCCGCGACCGCGCGGGCGCGCTGGAGATGCCCGGCCCCCTGATGATGGACATACCAGCCGATCCCGCTCGTCACGCGGCGTCCCGCAGCGACAGGGCGAGGGCGTCGAGGTCGGCGAGGGCCCGGTCGAGGGGGCATGTCCGGGCCGGTGGCGAACGCGATTCGAGGATGGGGTCGGCCCGCTCCACGAAGGCGATGTCGTTGGGACAATCGCCCAGGGCGGCCAGCTCCGCAGCGCCGAGCCCGAGCCGCGCGCAGGCTCCGCCCGGGCCGGTCCGGCGAGGTGGAACGCCCGCCGCAGCGGCGTTCCGGCGCAGGACCAGGGCCCGCCAATGGGCGGCCTCCGGCAGCAGATACGGCTCTCCGTCGAGGACGCGGGCGCGGCGCGCCATCTCGGTGGCCATGCCGCCCGAGACCCGGCCGGTGTGGCGGGACGAGACCATCACGCGCACGTCCGGGCAAGTGGCGCAGCCGGGCGCCGCGCGCCCGCAGCAGCCCGACGAGGGCGTTATCCTCCCGTGGGCAGGGCGGCAGGCCGCCGACCGCCCGATACAGCGCCACCGGGACGGCGAGGCTGGCACCGGTATGGTCGCCGTGGCGCGGCGCCGGGTCATGCGGCGGCGGATCGAGGAGGTCTTCCAGGCGCCGGACGCCCGCCCAGTAGCGCTCGATCCGGGCGTGCAACTCGGCAAGCCGCGGGTCGGCGGCGCCGTCGTCGTCGATCACCAGGCGGCCGCCGACCACGTCCGAGCGCGCAGGGCTGCCACGTTCGCCGCCACCCAGTCGGCCGGCAGGCGCGCGTCGGCGTCGGTGGTGAACAGGATCCCGTCCGGGCCGGTCTCGGCGTCGAGCCAGTCGGCCCCGGCATCCAGCGCCATGCGCCGGGCGGTGCCGACATGGGCTTGCGGGCCTTGCAGCGCCACGTCGATCACCCGCAGCGTCAGCCCCGCGAGCGCGCCGGATCCTTCCAGGGCCCGGATCGCCGCCACCGTGCCGTCGGTGCAGTTGTTGGCGAGAACCACCACCCGCAGCGGCGCGCGGTCGGAAAAGCCCTCTTGCCGGGCCAGGGAGGCGAGCAGGCGCGGCAGCCGCTCCGCCTCGTTGCGGGCGGGGATGCACACGACCCAGGGCCTGGCGATCGGGGTGGCGGTTGCGCGGGTCATGATAGCTAGTCTTCCCAACCTCATCCGCGCGCTAGACGCAGTGTTTCTGCCGTCCCCGGCACGCGTATGGGCGTCACGGGTCTGTGGCGCCGGCCGAGGCGCGGGTCGGCTCTCCCGTCCGGGCTCTGATGCTGACCCATCTGGTCTTGGATCGCCTCCAGCTGGACAGGAGATCCACGGCAGACCTGATCCCCGCCCTTCCTCCCCCCTTTGCGGGGGAGGGTGGCCCCTGCGTCAGCAGGGGTCGGGAGAGGGGAGCGACGCTTCCGAAAAGGTCGCGGACGCCTGATCCATCCTGCATCGTCGCGCTGCCCTCTCCCGACCTGGCCTGACGGCCGGCCCCCTCCCCACAGAGGGGGGGAGGGAGAGCGCGGCGGGCGATGGCGCCTACATCCGGAAGACGGCGTGTGAACATCCCGGCCCGCTCTGCCAGGCAGGCCCCACTGGTCTTGGTTACGCCCGCCCGCCGGCCACCCGCAGCGTCGGCTGCGCCCGCTCGGCGCAGCGCGCCATCACGGCATCGTAGCTCTCGAGATAGCGCTCGGTCATGGCGGCGGCGTCGTAGAGGGCCTCGGCCCGGTCGCGGCAGGCCCGGCGCGACAGGCCAGCCGCATCGCGGATCGCCACGGCGAGGTCCTGTGAATCGTCCGGCCGGGCGAGGCAGCCGCACTGGGCGTCGAGGATGTCGGGCATCGCGCCCCGGCGGAAGGCGGCCACCGGCGTGCCGCAGGCGAGCGCCTCGGCGACCACGAGGCCGAACGGCTCCTCCCAGCGCGGCGACACGATCGCCACCCGGGCGCGGCCGAGATGGTGCGCGAGGTCCCGGTGCGAGAGGTGCCCGAGATGGGTCAGGTCCGGCCCGAGCCGCGGGGCGATCTCGGCCGCCCAGTAGCCGGGATTGAGCTTGGGGCCCGCGAAGGTCAGCGGCAGCCCGGCCGCCCGGGCGGCGTCGATGGCCAGGTGCAGCCCCTTCTCGGGCACGATCCGGCCCGACCAGAACGCGAAGGGCGGAGCGTCGGGAGTCTCGGAATACGCGAAGGTCGAGAGGTCGACGCCGTTGTCGACCACCTGCGCGCCGGGCACGAGCGATTGCCATTCCTGGGCGAGCGACGGCGACACGGCCAGGAAGGCCATGTCGGGGTCGGCCTGCACCACCCCGGCGACCAGGGCG encodes:
- a CDS encoding glycosyltransferase family A protein, whose protein sequence is MTRATATPIARPWVVCIPARNEAERLPRLLASLARQEGFSDRAPLRVVVLANNCTDGTVAAIRALEGSGALAGLTLRVIDVALQGPQAHVGTARRMALDAGADWLDAETGPDGILFTTDADARLPADWVAANVAALRARTWSAAAW
- a CDS encoding glycosyltransferase family 4 protein produces the protein MKIAVLAHLKYPIGQPYAGGLEMHTHLLTVALKRHGHDVTLFASRGSDPALDPVMLCDPTGDALADPDREEAIDEAEYDAYRRMMELVAAGGFDIVHNNALHALPLQMSARLGLPWVTVLHTPPFDALVAGVVQADPDMAFLAVSPSLAQEWQSLVPGAQVVDNGVDLSTFAYSETPDAPPFAFWSGRIVPEKGLHLAIDAARAAGLPLTFAGPKLNPGYWAAEIAPRLGPDLTHLGHLSHRDLAHHLGRARVAIVSPRWEEPFGLVVAEALACGTPVAAFRRGAMPDILDAQCGCLARPDDSQDLAVAIRDAAGLSRRACRDRAEALYDAAAMTERYLESYDAVMARCAERAQPTLRVAGGRA